The following are encoded in a window of Bradyrhizobium sp. WBOS07 genomic DNA:
- a CDS encoding MBOAT family protein — protein sequence MTASYVFYGWWDWRFLPLLIGISIVNYAAAILIAATPHEHTRKLLVFSAVAAAMLVLAIFKYFNFFVDSFATLAQRAGLRANLPTLHIVLPLGISFITFQGIAYVVDVYRGRHVAERSLVKFLAFKAFFPQLVAGPIERASNLLDQFSKPRQFTADHAERALWLLIYGYAMKIVVADSLAVIVDTLFIPDQPFGWSVVLATIAFGIQIYADFNGYSLIAKGVALLFGFELIWNFRYPYWSVSISEFWRRWHISLSTWLRDYLYIPLGGNRHGAAITNRNLMLTMALGGLWHGASWTFVLWGLLHGAALALWRRVPDGDAPSSKVARAAGWAVTMLVVFVGWFLFRAANWTLLVGMLSALANWEWAPVHSAIVLAILSLAGPLMLLEWQLKLRGDYFLLRRPAWMRYPLFAALAAVTIAASGHVNATFIYFQF from the coding sequence TTGACGGCAAGCTACGTATTTTACGGCTGGTGGGACTGGCGCTTCCTGCCCTTGCTGATCGGAATTTCCATCGTCAATTACGCTGCGGCGATCCTGATCGCCGCTACCCCTCACGAACACACCCGAAAGCTTCTGGTTTTTTCCGCGGTCGCGGCGGCGATGCTCGTTCTCGCGATATTCAAGTATTTCAACTTCTTCGTCGATTCGTTCGCGACGCTTGCGCAGCGCGCTGGTCTCCGTGCGAACCTGCCGACATTGCACATCGTCTTGCCGCTCGGCATCTCCTTCATCACCTTCCAGGGCATCGCCTATGTGGTCGACGTCTATCGCGGCAGACATGTCGCGGAGAGAAGCCTCGTCAAGTTTCTCGCCTTCAAGGCGTTCTTCCCGCAGCTCGTGGCGGGACCGATCGAAAGAGCCAGCAATCTCCTCGATCAATTTTCCAAGCCGCGCCAATTCACGGCCGACCACGCCGAGCGCGCGCTCTGGCTCCTGATCTACGGCTATGCCATGAAGATCGTGGTGGCGGACAGCCTGGCGGTGATCGTCGACACGCTCTTCATTCCGGATCAGCCTTTTGGCTGGTCGGTCGTGCTCGCCACGATCGCATTCGGCATCCAGATCTATGCCGATTTCAATGGATACAGCCTGATCGCAAAAGGCGTCGCACTGCTGTTCGGCTTCGAGCTGATTTGGAATTTCCGTTACCCTTATTGGTCGGTTTCGATCAGCGAGTTCTGGCGACGCTGGCACATCAGCCTCAGCACATGGCTGCGGGACTATTTGTATATCCCGCTCGGGGGCAACCGCCACGGCGCGGCGATCACGAACCGGAATCTGATGCTGACCATGGCATTGGGAGGCCTCTGGCACGGCGCATCCTGGACTTTCGTGCTTTGGGGGCTGCTTCATGGCGCAGCTCTCGCGCTATGGCGTAGGGTGCCGGACGGAGACGCGCCGTCGTCAAAGGTGGCTCGCGCCGCTGGCTGGGCCGTGACGATGCTGGTTGTATTTGTCGGCTGGTTTCTCTTTCGAGCCGCCAATTGGACCTTGCTGGTCGGCATGCTGAGCGCTCTCGCGAACTGGGAATGGGCGCCGGTGCACAGCGCCATCGTGCTGGCAATTCTGTCGTTGGCGGGCCCGCTGATGCTCCTGGAATGGCAGTTGAAGTTGCGCGGTGACTATTTCCTGCTTCGCCGGCCTGCGTGGATGAGATATCCGCTGTTTGCAGCTCTGGCGGCTGTGACCATCGCGGCGTCCGGGCACGTCAACGCCACCTTCATCTACTTTCAGTTCTAG
- a CDS encoding di-trans,poly-cis-decaprenylcistransferase, producing the protein MQSDASHSEKLHVGIIMDGNGRWATRRGLSRVRGHEAGVETIRRIVEAAPKQGIGTLTLYAFSTDNWRRPKAEVAALMTLLRFYLANEVQSLVKNGVRLTVIGRRDRLPEGIASAIAQAEQATAGGATLHLRIAVDYSARDAILNAAAKAAALTSLTREAFSQLVTGEAGLRDVDLIIRTSGEKRLSDFLLWEGAYAELHFTERMWPEFDAGDLAAALASFHGRERRFGGLQAILPEEVPSLSRV; encoded by the coding sequence ATGCAAAGTGATGCGTCCCATAGCGAGAAGCTTCATGTCGGTATCATCATGGACGGCAACGGGAGATGGGCGACGCGGCGCGGCCTGTCGCGCGTGCGCGGCCACGAGGCCGGCGTCGAGACCATCCGCCGCATCGTTGAGGCCGCGCCCAAGCAGGGCATCGGCACGCTGACGCTCTACGCCTTCTCCACCGACAATTGGCGGAGGCCAAAGGCCGAGGTAGCCGCATTGATGACCTTGCTGCGCTTCTATCTCGCCAACGAGGTGCAGAGCCTGGTCAAGAACGGCGTGCGGCTCACCGTGATCGGTCGCCGCGATCGCCTGCCCGAAGGCATCGCCAGCGCGATCGCGCAGGCCGAACAGGCCACCGCCGGCGGCGCCACGCTGCATTTGCGTATCGCGGTCGATTATTCCGCGCGCGATGCCATCCTCAATGCCGCGGCGAAGGCGGCGGCGCTGACCAGCCTCACCCGCGAAGCCTTCTCGCAGCTCGTCACCGGCGAAGCGGGCCTGCGCGACGTCGATCTCATCATCCGCACCTCGGGCGAGAAGCGGCTCTCGGACTTCCTGCTCTGGGAAGGGGCGTATGCCGAGCTGCACTTCACCGAGCGGATGTGGCCCGAATTCGACGCCGGCGATCTCGCCGCGGCGCTGGCCTCCTTCCACGGCCGCGAACGCCGCTTCGGCGGCCTTCAGGCGATCCTGCCGGAGGAGGTGCCGTCACTCTCCCGTGTGTGA
- a CDS encoding transcriptional regulator, with translation MSKTDSAPFSYEGLDRVIHEKARLGLLTSLMAHPKGLAFADLKQLCGLTDGNLSRHLAVLQEAGLVDVTKGYEGNRPHTTCRLTKTGRRRFLDYLAVLERLVRDAARAAGREAPPLGRLGIVST, from the coding sequence ATGTCGAAGACTGACAGCGCACCCTTCTCCTACGAAGGGCTTGACCGCGTGATCCACGAGAAGGCGAGGCTCGGTCTTCTGACCTCGCTGATGGCGCATCCCAAGGGGCTGGCTTTTGCCGACCTCAAGCAGCTGTGCGGCCTCACCGACGGCAATCTCAGCCGGCACCTTGCCGTGCTCCAGGAGGCCGGCCTCGTCGACGTGACCAAGGGCTACGAGGGCAACCGTCCGCACACCACCTGCCGCCTCACCAAGACCGGGCGCCGCCGTTTCCTCGATTATCTCGCCGTGCTGGAACGCCTGGTGCGCGATGCCGCCAGGGCCGCCGGCCGCGAGGCGCCGCCGCTCGGCCGCCTCGGCATCGTCTCGACCTGA
- a CDS encoding S1C family serine protease — protein sequence MWLRSLVVALLSQLALAGTADAKGPFGSLKIGNWIGGAFSNDETGAFSHCAATSPYANGVILVVSQNSAGTWLLAFASPGYSFNKGENAAIDVTFDGQEQARLYATAYQPNMLTAVMPLNVVRTFQKASLMVATAGRTVLNFDLTSTGPVIAALANCVTRVKADGLDKAGDFTKGAAKPAMANDKQGALPAKPARTGTFTGTGFVASPNGHIVTNSHVIDSCTGDIKGNLAGEAAMVLRVVSSDATNDLALLQAPATASFKDFARIRDRSMHSGDSVVAIGFPLHGYLSSDLTVTTGIVSSLSGFRNHTGRLQISAAIQAGNSGGPLFDMSGQVAGVVVAKLNALRMIKETGQLTENINFAIKTGALRDFLDNSVVRYQTAEPKGELKAAEIAANARAYTMLISCIGTEQADAKR from the coding sequence ATGTGGTTGAGGTCGCTTGTCGTTGCGTTGTTGTCACAATTGGCTCTCGCCGGCACCGCCGATGCGAAAGGCCCCTTTGGCAGCCTCAAGATCGGTAACTGGATCGGGGGCGCGTTCAGCAACGATGAGACCGGCGCCTTCTCGCATTGCGCCGCCACATCGCCCTATGCGAACGGCGTCATCCTGGTCGTGAGCCAGAATTCCGCCGGCACCTGGTTGCTGGCCTTTGCAAGTCCCGGCTACAGCTTCAACAAGGGCGAGAACGCTGCCATCGACGTGACCTTCGATGGCCAGGAGCAGGCCAGGCTGTACGCGACGGCGTATCAGCCCAACATGCTCACGGCCGTCATGCCGCTCAATGTCGTGCGGACGTTCCAGAAGGCGAGCCTTATGGTGGCAACCGCCGGTCGCACCGTTCTGAACTTCGATCTGACCTCGACCGGGCCGGTGATCGCCGCACTGGCCAATTGCGTCACGAGAGTGAAAGCCGACGGTCTCGATAAGGCCGGCGACTTCACCAAGGGTGCGGCCAAGCCCGCAATGGCCAACGACAAGCAAGGTGCGCTTCCCGCCAAGCCGGCGCGAACCGGGACGTTCACGGGGACCGGTTTCGTGGCGAGTCCCAACGGACATATCGTCACCAATAGTCACGTGATCGATAGCTGCACCGGAGACATCAAGGGCAATCTCGCCGGAGAGGCCGCCATGGTTCTGCGCGTCGTCTCCAGCGACGCGACCAACGACCTTGCACTGCTGCAAGCGCCGGCGACCGCGTCATTCAAGGACTTCGCCAGGATTCGGGACCGCTCGATGCACTCCGGCGATTCCGTGGTGGCCATCGGCTTCCCGCTGCACGGCTATCTTTCCTCCGACCTGACCGTGACCACGGGCATCGTCAGCTCGCTCAGCGGATTCCGCAATCACACGGGACGCCTGCAGATCAGCGCCGCGATTCAGGCGGGGAATAGTGGAGGCCCCTTGTTCGACATGTCCGGTCAAGTCGCCGGCGTCGTCGTCGCCAAGCTCAACGCGCTCAGGATGATCAAGGAGACCGGTCAGCTGACCGAGAACATCAACTTCGCGATCAAAACCGGCGCGCTGCGCGACTTCCTCGACAATTCCGTGGTGCGCTACCAGACTGCAGAGCCCAAGGGCGAGCTGAAGGCGGCCGAGATCGCCGCGAACGCCCGCGCCTACACGATGCTGATCTCGTGCATCGGCACGGAACAAGCCGACGCCAAGCGATAG
- a CDS encoding tripartite tricarboxylate transporter substrate binding protein, whose product MITRRTALGLLAASPLAATPLSKALAADYPARPVKWVVGYPPGGATDILARLIGQRLSEKLGQQFVVENKPGAGNNIATESVINAEPDGYTLQLVNPANYINASLYKNLKFNFVNDMAPVASFQRVPNVMTVSKDVPAKNVAEFIEYVKANPGKVNMASSGNGTSVHLSGEMFMAMTGCKMQHVPYRGAAPAITDMLAGQVQVIFDNMPSIIQHIRSGSLRAIGVTTAERSPQLPDVQTVAETVKGYEASALFGMGAPKNTPKDIIAKLNAEVNAVLKEPDMAKRLVDLGGEPRPQTPEAFGEEIKAETEKWRKVVEFAGLKVE is encoded by the coding sequence ATGATCACTCGCCGTACCGCGCTGGGCCTGCTCGCCGCCAGTCCGCTTGCAGCCACCCCGCTGTCGAAGGCTCTTGCCGCCGATTATCCGGCCCGGCCCGTGAAATGGGTGGTGGGCTATCCGCCGGGCGGCGCCACCGACATCCTGGCGCGGCTGATCGGCCAGCGGCTTTCGGAAAAGCTCGGCCAGCAATTCGTGGTCGAGAACAAGCCGGGTGCCGGCAACAACATCGCCACCGAATCGGTCATCAATGCCGAGCCCGACGGCTACACGCTGCAGCTGGTCAACCCGGCCAATTACATCAACGCCTCGCTCTACAAGAATCTCAAGTTCAACTTCGTGAACGACATGGCGCCGGTCGCCTCGTTCCAGCGCGTGCCGAACGTGATGACCGTCAGCAAGGACGTGCCGGCGAAGAACGTCGCCGAGTTCATCGAATATGTGAAGGCCAATCCCGGCAAGGTGAACATGGCCTCGTCCGGCAACGGCACCTCGGTGCACCTCTCCGGCGAGATGTTCATGGCCATGACCGGCTGCAAGATGCAGCACGTGCCCTATCGCGGGGCGGCGCCGGCGATCACCGACATGCTCGCCGGTCAGGTGCAGGTGATCTTCGACAACATGCCCTCGATCATCCAGCACATCCGCTCCGGCTCGCTTCGTGCGATCGGCGTCACCACGGCGGAGCGCTCGCCGCAATTGCCCGACGTGCAGACGGTCGCCGAGACCGTGAAGGGCTACGAGGCCAGCGCGCTGTTCGGCATGGGTGCACCGAAGAACACTCCGAAGGACATCATTGCCAAGCTCAACGCCGAGGTCAACGCGGTGCTCAAGGAGCCCGACATGGCCAAGCGCCTGGTCGACCTCGGCGGCGAGCCGCGGCCGCAGACTCCGGAAGCGTTCGGCGAGGAGATCAAGGCCGAGACCGAGAAGTGGCGGAAGGTGGTCGAGTTCGCCGGCCTCAAGGTCGAATAG
- a CDS encoding VOC family protein, with translation MTVKVHALDHLVINVSDVAATAEWYREILGMEVKVFDPGGGKAPRTFLQFGNQRINVRQRDADRVGWFTAGHPTAGSEDLCFLTSATPEEVVAHLGAHGVAIEAGPGPRQGARGTLRSVYCRDPDGSLIEISSYAD, from the coding sequence ATGACGGTCAAGGTTCATGCCCTGGATCATCTCGTGATCAATGTCAGCGATGTTGCGGCGACAGCGGAGTGGTACCGCGAGATTCTCGGCATGGAAGTCAAGGTGTTCGATCCCGGCGGCGGCAAAGCGCCGCGGACTTTCCTTCAATTCGGTAACCAGAGGATCAACGTGCGCCAGCGCGATGCCGACAGGGTGGGGTGGTTCACCGCCGGCCATCCGACCGCCGGCAGCGAGGACCTCTGCTTCCTCACCTCGGCCACGCCGGAGGAGGTGGTGGCGCATCTGGGTGCACACGGCGTCGCGATCGAGGCCGGTCCAGGCCCGCGGCAAGGCGCCCGCGGCACGCTGCGCTCGGTCTATTGCCGGGATCCCGACGGCAGCCTGATCGAGATCTCGTCGTACGCGGATTGA
- a CDS encoding AMP-binding protein: MRAEVRRDHPFLIWAPFDAPARRWSYGEFHERVGALAAGLAQRGVKPGEYVLIHLDNCIEAMLAWFACVELGAIAVTTNTRSAPAEIAYFADHCGAVAAITQPAYAELVAQNCRNIRWMAVTSHDAGAAPARAASRGDRFESLFADSADRPRRPTDPLAPCSVQYTSGTTSRPKAVLWTHANALWGAKINAAHEDLHASDVHQTYLPLFHTNALAYSMLATLWVGATCVIQPRFSASRFWGVAREHGATWTSTIPFCMKALLEQEVPKDHKFRLWGTAINEPPAFAAFGIKMIGWWGMTETITHGIVGEVDQPNVPMSIGRAAPEYQIRITDDDGRPTEVGGTGNLSIKGIPGLSLFAEYLHNEKATRESFDEHGFFLTGDRVERLQNGYIKFGDRAKDMLKVGGENVAASEIEQVIALVPGVREAAVVAKPHPMLDEVPVVFIIPLGGVAGAAPDLHERVMEACRKGLADFKVPREIRLVDDMPRSTLEKVAKAELRKMVG, encoded by the coding sequence ATGCGCGCCGAGGTCCGGCGCGATCATCCGTTCCTGATCTGGGCGCCGTTCGATGCGCCGGCGCGGCGCTGGAGCTATGGCGAGTTTCACGAGCGGGTCGGCGCGCTGGCGGCGGGGCTGGCACAGCGCGGCGTGAAGCCGGGCGAATATGTACTCATTCATCTCGACAATTGCATCGAGGCGATGCTGGCCTGGTTTGCCTGTGTCGAGCTCGGGGCCATCGCGGTCACCACCAACACGCGCTCGGCACCGGCCGAGATCGCGTATTTCGCAGATCATTGCGGCGCGGTTGCCGCGATCACCCAGCCGGCCTATGCGGAACTCGTCGCGCAGAACTGCCGCAACATTCGCTGGATGGCGGTGACCTCACATGATGCCGGCGCGGCGCCTGCGCGGGCGGCCTCACGCGGTGACAGGTTTGAATCGCTGTTCGCCGACAGCGCCGACCGCCCCAGGCGCCCGACCGATCCGCTGGCGCCGTGCAGCGTGCAGTACACCTCGGGCACGACATCGCGACCCAAAGCGGTGCTGTGGACCCACGCCAACGCGCTATGGGGCGCCAAGATCAACGCCGCGCACGAGGACCTGCACGCGAGCGATGTGCACCAGACCTACCTGCCGCTGTTCCACACCAACGCGCTGGCCTATTCCATGCTGGCGACGCTGTGGGTCGGCGCCACTTGCGTGATCCAGCCGCGCTTCTCCGCGAGCCGGTTCTGGGGCGTCGCGCGCGAGCACGGCGCGACCTGGACCTCGACCATCCCGTTCTGCATGAAGGCGCTGCTGGAGCAGGAGGTCCCGAAAGACCACAAATTCCGCCTGTGGGGCACCGCGATCAACGAGCCGCCGGCCTTCGCCGCCTTCGGCATCAAGATGATCGGCTGGTGGGGCATGACCGAGACCATCACCCATGGCATCGTCGGCGAGGTCGACCAGCCCAACGTCCCGATGTCGATCGGCCGGGCCGCGCCCGAATATCAGATCCGCATCACCGACGACGACGGGCGGCCGACCGAGGTCGGCGGCACCGGCAATCTGTCGATCAAGGGCATTCCCGGCCTGTCGCTGTTCGCCGAATATCTCCACAATGAGAAAGCCACGCGCGAGAGCTTCGACGAGCACGGCTTCTTCCTCACCGGCGACCGCGTCGAGCGGCTCCAGAACGGCTACATCAAGTTCGGCGACCGCGCCAAGGACATGCTGAAGGTCGGCGGCGAGAACGTCGCGGCCTCCGAGATCGAGCAGGTGATTGCGCTGGTCCCAGGCGTGCGCGAGGCCGCCGTGGTGGCGAAGCCGCACCCGATGCTGGACGAGGTGCCGGTGGTCTTCATCATCCCCTTGGGCGGTGTCGCCGGCGCCGCGCCCGATCTGCACGAGCGGGTGATGGAAGCCTGCCGCAAAGGCCTTGCCGATTTCAAGGTGCCGCGCGAGATCAGGCTGGTCGACGACATGCCGCGCTCGACGCTGGAGAAGGTGGCGAAGGCGGAGCTGCGGAAGATGGTCGGGTAG
- a CDS encoding HD-GYP domain-containing protein → MNAPAKSAAKRRLLLASDRSDESSELASILKAVGDVSTVTTQDIPEKPSRDLSGLVVDINLRSPESVQRVRNKLRGDAYRSMPRLFVLADALHHGTMQAWALGATDTISRPLQAEAILQRIRAAFPDTAAYDATDRGKTLNRGVEAAHAVLAKMFEKLPLGVPLTFDDVIAAESKILKAIKHSSLREWLTTVGCHHVGSYRHCLFVTGFAVAFAQHLGMREDDQRRLVRAALLHDVGKAFVPSALLDKPGKLTDEEMAEVRQHPRRGYDALAAQGGFPPEMLDVILHHHEFLDGSGYPNGLSSNQISDIVRLTTIVDIYAALVEKRAYRMPFTHSRAFAMMEGMSGKLDQQLLQAFRPVALGSF, encoded by the coding sequence ATGAACGCGCCAGCCAAATCCGCCGCCAAACGCCGGCTTCTGCTCGCCTCCGACCGGAGCGACGAGAGTTCCGAGCTCGCCAGCATCCTGAAGGCGGTCGGCGACGTCTCGACGGTGACGACGCAGGACATCCCCGAAAAGCCCTCGCGCGATCTCTCCGGCCTCGTGGTCGACATCAACCTGCGCTCGCCCGAAAGCGTGCAGCGGGTGCGCAACAAGCTGCGCGGCGATGCCTATCGCTCGATGCCGCGGCTGTTCGTGCTCGCGGACGCGCTCCATCACGGCACCATGCAGGCCTGGGCGTTAGGGGCTACCGACACCATCTCGCGGCCGCTGCAGGCCGAGGCCATCCTGCAGCGCATCCGCGCCGCCTTCCCGGACACCGCGGCCTATGACGCGACCGATCGCGGCAAGACGCTCAACCGCGGCGTCGAGGCGGCGCATGCGGTGCTGGCGAAGATGTTCGAGAAGCTGCCGCTCGGCGTGCCCCTGACCTTCGACGACGTCATCGCGGCGGAAAGCAAGATCCTGAAGGCGATCAAGCATTCCTCGCTGCGCGAATGGCTCACCACGGTCGGCTGCCATCATGTCGGCAGCTATCGCCACTGCCTGTTCGTCACCGGCTTCGCGGTCGCCTTCGCGCAGCATCTCGGCATGCGCGAGGACGATCAGCGCCGCCTCGTCCGCGCCGCGCTGCTTCACGACGTCGGCAAGGCCTTCGTTCCCTCCGCGCTGCTCGACAAACCCGGCAAGCTCACCGACGAGGAGATGGCCGAGGTGCGCCAGCATCCGCGCCGCGGCTATGACGCGCTTGCCGCCCAGGGCGGCTTCCCGCCGGAGATGCTCGACGTGATCCTGCATCACCACGAATTTCTCGACGGCAGCGGCTATCCGAACGGCCTGTCGTCGAACCAGATCAGCGACATCGTGCGTCTCACGACGATCGTCGACATCTACGCCGCGCTGGTCGAGAAACGCGCCTACCGCATGCCGTTTACGCATTCGCGTGCGTTCGCCATGATGGAAGGCATGAGCGGCAAGCTGGACCAGCAGCTGCTGCAGGCGTTCCGCCCAGTGGCGCTGGGGTCGTTCTAG
- a CDS encoding alpha/beta fold hydrolase, giving the protein MPGINRDGVNIYYEVHGEGPPLLLTHGYSSTSAMWHGQVDALANEHKLILWDMRGHGRSDYPDDPRAYSEALTVGDMAAILDAVGAERAIIGGLSLGGYMSLAFYRAHPERARALLIIDTGPGFKKDDAREAWNARALATADRLDREGLEVLKSATPERAAASHRNAKGLALAARGMLTQRDARVIELLPDIKVPSLIVVGADDTPFLAASDYMAAKIPGAQKVVIPAAGHAVNIDQPKAFVDAVSAFLKNVPK; this is encoded by the coding sequence ATGCCTGGGATCAATCGGGACGGCGTCAACATCTATTACGAGGTTCACGGCGAGGGACCGCCGCTGCTGCTCACCCATGGTTATTCGTCGACGTCGGCGATGTGGCATGGCCAGGTCGATGCGCTCGCCAACGAGCACAAGCTGATCCTGTGGGACATGCGCGGCCACGGCCGGTCCGACTATCCCGATGATCCCCGCGCGTACAGCGAAGCCCTCACGGTCGGCGACATGGCGGCGATCCTCGATGCGGTCGGTGCGGAGCGCGCGATCATCGGCGGATTGTCGCTCGGCGGCTACATGTCGCTCGCGTTCTATCGCGCCCATCCGGAGCGGGCCCGCGCGCTGCTGATTATCGACACCGGCCCCGGTTTCAAGAAGGACGACGCGCGCGAGGCCTGGAATGCGCGGGCGCTCGCCACCGCCGACAGGCTCGATCGCGAGGGCCTCGAGGTCCTGAAATCGGCAACGCCCGAGCGCGCCGCCGCCAGTCATCGCAATGCCAAGGGACTGGCGCTCGCCGCACGGGGCATGCTGACCCAGCGCGATGCCCGCGTGATCGAGCTGCTGCCCGACATCAAGGTGCCCTCGCTGATCGTGGTCGGTGCCGACGACACGCCGTTCCTGGCCGCGTCCGACTACATGGCCGCAAAAATCCCCGGTGCACAAAAGGTCGTGATCCCCGCAGCCGGTCACGCCGTCAACATCGATCAACCCAAGGCTTTTGTTGACGCGGTCTCGGCTTTCCTGAAGAACGTGCCGAAATAG
- a CDS encoding dienelactone hydrolase family protein translates to MGQDIKLTASDNFQLGAYRADPSGAPKGAVVVIQEIFGVNHHIRAVCDRLAGEGYVAIAPSIFDRTAPNFQSGYSPDEVAEARKFVANPDWAAMLRDTQAAIDAVKDIGPVGIIGFCLGGSIAFVAATRLTGLKAAIGYYGGAVVRFAEETPKVPTQLHFGEKDAGIPLTDVETIKSKRPEVEIFVYPGAQHGFHCDERASYDKASADIAWPRSMEFFAKHLR, encoded by the coding sequence GTGGGACAGGACATCAAGCTGACGGCCTCCGACAATTTCCAGCTCGGCGCTTATCGCGCCGATCCCTCGGGCGCACCGAAGGGCGCGGTGGTGGTGATCCAGGAGATCTTTGGCGTCAATCACCACATCCGCGCGGTCTGCGACCGCCTCGCCGGGGAAGGCTATGTCGCGATCGCGCCGTCGATCTTCGACCGCACCGCGCCGAACTTCCAGTCGGGCTATTCGCCCGACGAGGTCGCCGAAGCGCGCAAGTTCGTTGCCAATCCGGACTGGGCCGCGATGCTGCGCGACACGCAGGCGGCGATCGATGCGGTGAAGGACATCGGCCCGGTCGGGATCATCGGCTTTTGCCTGGGCGGCAGCATCGCCTTCGTCGCGGCGACACGATTGACCGGCCTGAAGGCCGCGATCGGCTATTACGGCGGCGCCGTCGTTCGCTTTGCCGAGGAGACGCCGAAGGTGCCGACCCAATTGCATTTCGGCGAGAAGGATGCGGGCATCCCCTTGACCGACGTGGAAACCATCAAGTCGAAACGGCCGGAGGTGGAGATCTTCGTCTATCCGGGCGCGCAGCACGGCTTCCATTGCGACGAGCGCGCCAGCTACGACAAGGCCAGCGCCGACATCGCCTGGCCGCGCAGCATGGAATTCTTTGCGAAGCATTTGAGATAG
- a CDS encoding polysaccharide biosynthesis/export family protein: MPVARAFRSSISAVVLTASAALTLGGCMQTAGPVAVMPPRADLDSMAYGQPYNAPQPVVVADGGGAIGALRNSFASSPAPMPVGYAAPMAAPVRYDASYHLDAGDKLRVVVYGQEGLTNSYAIDAGGSITMPLIGAVPARGRTTAGLAGEIAARLRNGYIREPSVAVEIEAYRPFFILGEVTAPGQYPYVPNMTVESAVAIAGGFSPRAKRDVVTVTHTERGGSMRAVVPLGTPLNPGDTVFVGERWF, translated from the coding sequence GTGCCAGTTGCACGCGCGTTTCGATCGTCGATCTCGGCAGTGGTCCTGACAGCGTCCGCCGCGCTGACCCTTGGCGGCTGCATGCAGACCGCGGGCCCCGTCGCGGTCATGCCACCGCGCGCCGACCTCGATTCCATGGCCTATGGCCAGCCCTACAATGCGCCGCAGCCGGTTGTCGTCGCCGACGGCGGCGGCGCCATCGGTGCGCTGCGCAACTCCTTTGCCTCGTCGCCCGCCCCCATGCCGGTCGGCTACGCTGCGCCGATGGCGGCGCCGGTGCGCTATGATGCCTCCTACCATCTCGACGCCGGCGACAAGCTCCGCGTCGTGGTCTACGGCCAGGAAGGTCTCACCAACAGCTACGCCATCGATGCCGGCGGCTCCATCACCATGCCGCTGATCGGCGCGGTGCCGGCCCGCGGCCGCACCACCGCCGGACTTGCCGGCGAGATCGCCGCGCGCCTGCGCAACGGCTACATTCGCGAGCCTTCGGTCGCGGTGGAGATCGAGGCCTATCGTCCGTTCTTCATCCTCGGCGAAGTCACCGCGCCCGGCCAATATCCTTACGTGCCGAACATGACGGTCGAGAGCGCGGTCGCGATCGCCGGCGGCTTCTCGCCCCGCGCCAAGCGCGACGTGGTCACCGTCACCCACACCGAGCGCGGCGGATCCATGCGCGCCGTGGTGCCGCTCGGCACGCCTTTGAACCCCGGCGACACCGTGTTCGTCGGCGAGCGCTGGTTCTAG
- the rpsT gene encoding 30S ribosomal protein S20, with the protein MANTTSAKKATRKIARRTAVNKSRRTQMRGAVRTVEEAIATGDRAAAVKALANAEPALMRAAQRNIIHKNNASRKVSRLTAQIAKLAK; encoded by the coding sequence ATGGCCAATACCACTTCCGCCAAGAAAGCGACGCGCAAGATCGCCCGCCGCACCGCCGTCAACAAGTCGCGCCGTACCCAGATGCGCGGTGCCGTGCGGACCGTCGAGGAAGCCATCGCGACCGGCGACCGCGCCGCGGCCGTGAAGGCGCTGGCGAATGCCGAGCCGGCCTTGATGCGTGCCGCGCAGCGCAACATCATTCACAAGAACAACGCCAGCCGCAAAGTCTCGCGCCTCACCGCGCAGATCGCCAAGCTCGCCAAGTAA